A region of the bacterium genome:
TTCGACCGTGCTGATCCTGATGGGCATGCCCGCCCTGTACTGGATCTTCACCCGCTGGGGCTGGGGCTTCGCCCGCCTCGGACGCTGGGTGAAGCGCCGGACGGGCCGCGCCGCCGTGAGCGCCGCGCCGGGCGAGGCGGGTCTGGCCGAGTAGGCCGCGGGCCCGCGCCGTCCGGCCCCAACCCGACTGGAGACCGCGTGAACCCCGACATGGATCCCGGCGCCGTCGTCGACCTGCTCTGGAAGGCGAACCGGCTGAAGACCGTGCCCCGCACCGGCTGGGCGCAGAAGGGCGTCGCCGCGCCCGAGACGGTGGCCGCCCACTCCCACGGCGTGGCCCTCGTGGCCCTGCTCCTGCTCGAGATGGTCGACACCCCCTGCGACCGCAGCGACGTGCTCGCCATGGCGGTGCTGCACGACCTGCCCGAAAGCGTCACCGGCGACATGCCCCGCGGCGCCTCGCGGCTGCTGCCGGCGGGCGTGAAGGCCGACGCCGAGCGCGACGCCCTGTCCGAACTGGTCCGTGGCCTCGCCTGCGGCGACGAGTGGCGCACCTGGCAGGAGCAGTACATGGGCAACGACACGCCCGAGGCCCGCCTGGTGAAGGACGCCGACAAGCTCGACCTGCTGCTGCAGTCGCTCTTCTACGAACGCGCCACCGGCAACCGCGAACTGGACGACTACTGGGACTCGGTGCCCGACGCGGCGCTTCACTTCGCGGCCAGCCGCGACCTGGCGGCGGCGCTGCGGGCGAGGCGACCGGACGGCGGCGCGCGATGACCGCGCGCAAGCTGGGCACCTTCTACGGCGTCTACACCCCGACGATCCTCACCATCCTCGGCGTGATCATGTACCTGCGCTTCGGCTGGCTGGTGGGCCACCTGGGCCTCGGGCAGGTGATTCCCATCGTGCTGCTGGCCAACG
Encoded here:
- a CDS encoding HD family hydrolase, with the protein product MNPDMDPGAVVDLLWKANRLKTVPRTGWAQKGVAAPETVAAHSHGVALVALLLLEMVDTPCDRSDVLAMAVLHDLPESVTGDMPRGASRLLPAGVKADAERDALSELVRGLACGDEWRTWQEQYMGNDTPEARLVKDADKLDLLLQSLFYERATGNRELDDYWDSVPDAALHFAASRDLAAALRARRPDGGAR